The following coding sequences are from one Gossypium hirsutum isolate 1008001.06 chromosome A12, Gossypium_hirsutum_v2.1, whole genome shotgun sequence window:
- the LOC107951222 gene encoding uncharacterized protein isoform X1 yields the protein MDSWLVATAAGYFAEYWQNLLGDRTRFPELRTQEAETGNGPLSSTKGLQQDISSDGREFSTRKVSDSYRHYVVSAAKVDSDSGFDSEMVGSSGHHMDHNLVSQSREDQCRKGPRSDTMRKRSTLETRYSYGHLLKPFSSLDSCIMAHLYMEHVNMEEYILTFPPSSPTAISRPLIVTDGSQIISRASGSFPNGSNRTVESTLHNLATFERSGNVFGIPPLPKVKSSDLRKKLKFKRGNRYSGRQSVPCKMDTANRFHSQQGPDDGAFLFSLGIFIGIVSSCIRNRREVLKLRGLLKHTENVVQDLHDELEMKDPVTVKEIANEKYESGETYDDSFHDRASSSVEQNFNNSKRCDGGESYYDKVGESSESMSQIEAELEAELERLGLNMNVSNLERRLSDLDELDPDFAEGELRSDMINAQALAESVSNKDSRDTSTTHSGNYAVSPRELSMRLHEVIQSKLKERIEELEMALRNSQKKVKLMEWQYKISRKISNSKLKYSSNPESPLANEEIDCQSGPLVMQLSGEALDAYIEAREELLKTDESEEEDDDDDGLPDIYRNKHQGELHKYDRIQNMSWGGQDGMYPKNTLEEAVYGGGRTLEDQQLRVHELVGVREDECSDGDDEMEKQLIEKIVEKSRKGSDALVNAERILFSMDGI from the exons ATGGATTCATGGCTTGTTGCAACAGCTGCTGGTTATTTTGCTGAATATTGGCAAAATCTTTTGGGTGATAGGACTCGCTTTCCTGAGCTAAGAACTCAAGAGGCTGAAACCGGGAACGGTCCCTTGTCTTCGACAAAGGGACTCCAGCAAGATATTTCTTCAGATGGAAGAGAGTTTTCAACTAGGAAAGTATCAGATTCTTATAGACATTATGTGGTTTCAGCTGCAAAAGTGGATTCCGATAGCGGATTCGATAGTGAAATGGTGGGAAGTTCAGGACATCACATGGATCACAATTTAGTTTCTCAATCAAGAGAAGATCAATGTAGAAAGGGGCCTAGAAGTGACACTATGAGGAAAAGAAGCACACTTGAAACTAGATATTCATATGGACATTTACTTAAACCTTTTAGTTCCTTAGATAGTTGCATAATGGCTCACCTATATATGGAACATGTTAATATGGAAGAATACATACTTACTTTCCCTCCATCATCACCGACTGCGATATCGAGACCATTGATCGTAACTGATGGAAGCCAAATAATCAGCAGAGCAAGTGGCAGTTTTCCCAATGGATCAAATCGAACCGTGGAGAGTACGTTGCATAATCTAGCCACTTTTGAAAGGAGTGGAAATGTTTTCGGGATTCCTCCGTTGCCAAAAGTCAAGTCTTCAGATCTCCGCAAGAAGTTGAAATTTAAGAGGGGAAACCGGTATAGTGGAAGACAAAGCGTTCCTTGCAAAATGGATACTGCAAACCGGTTTCATTCACAACAGG GTCCGGATGATGGAGCGTTTCTGTTTTCTCTTGGTATTTTTATTGGCATAGTATCTTCTTGCATCAGAAATCGAAGGGAAGTGTTGAAGTTGAGAGGGTTGTTAAAGCATACGGAGAATGTAGTTCAAGATCTTCATGATGAGCTCGAGATGAAAGATCCGGTGACAGTGAAGGAGATAGCTAATGAGAAGTACGAATCAGGGGAGACGTATGATGATTCCTTTCATGACAGGGCATCATCTTCCGTGGAACAGAATTTCAATAATTCCAAACGATGTGATGGTGGAGAATCATATTATGATAAGGTAGGGGAAAGTTCAGAGTCAATGAGTCAAATCGAAGCTGAGCTCGAAGCTGAACTCGAGAGGTTGGGTCTAAACATGAACGTCTCTAACCTGGAGAGAAGATTGTCTGATCTTGATGAG CTTGACCCAGATTTTGCCGAAGGTGAATTGAGATCCGATATGATCAATGCACAGGCTCTTGCCGAATCTGTTTCAAACAAAGATAGCCGTGACACTTCTACTACTCATTCTGGAAATTATGCAGTCTCACCACGAGAGTTGAGCATGCGTCTACACGAAGTTATTCAATCGAAGCTCAAAGAACGTATAGAAGAACTTGAGATGGCCCTCAGGAACAGCCAGAAGAAGGTGAAACTAATGGAATGGCAGTACAAGATTTCACGAAAGATCTCTAACAGTAAACTGAAATATTCATCCAACCCTGAGAGTCCATTAGCAAATGAAGAAATCGATTGCCAGTCTGGTCCTCTAGTTATGCAACTATCAGGGGAAGCTCTAGATGCATACATTGAAGCTCGTGAAGAGCTGTTGAAGACGGATGAAtcagaagaagaagatgatgatgatgatggactACCTGATATTTATCGAAATAAGCATCAAGGCGAGCTGCATAAGTATGATCGAATTCAAAACATGTCTTGGGGCGGTCAAGATGGCATGTATCCGAAGAACACATTAGAGGAGGCCGTATATGGTGGAGGACGAACATTGGAAGATCAACAGTTAAGGGTGCATGAATTAGTGGGTGTGAGGGAAGATGAATGTAGTGATGGTGATGATGAAATGGAGAAGCAACTGATAGAGAAGATTGTGGAGAAAAGTAGGAAAGGGTCTGATGCACTAGTAAATGCAGAGAGGATATTGTTTTCCATGGATGGAATCTAA
- the LOC107951222 gene encoding uncharacterized protein isoform X2, with translation MVGSSGHHMDHNLVSQSREDQCRKGPRSDTMRKRSTLETRYSYGHLLKPFSSLDSCIMAHLYMEHVNMEEYILTFPPSSPTAISRPLIVTDGSQIISRASGSFPNGSNRTVESTLHNLATFERSGNVFGIPPLPKVKSSDLRKKLKFKRGNRYSGRQSVPCKMDTANRFHSQQGPDDGAFLFSLGIFIGIVSSCIRNRREVLKLRGLLKHTENVVQDLHDELEMKDPVTVKEIANEKYESGETYDDSFHDRASSSVEQNFNNSKRCDGGESYYDKVGESSESMSQIEAELEAELERLGLNMNVSNLERRLSDLDELDPDFAEGELRSDMINAQALAESVSNKDSRDTSTTHSGNYAVSPRELSMRLHEVIQSKLKERIEELEMALRNSQKKVKLMEWQYKISRKISNSKLKYSSNPESPLANEEIDCQSGPLVMQLSGEALDAYIEAREELLKTDESEEEDDDDDGLPDIYRNKHQGELHKYDRIQNMSWGGQDGMYPKNTLEEAVYGGGRTLEDQQLRVHELVGVREDECSDGDDEMEKQLIEKIVEKSRKGSDALVNAERILFSMDGI, from the exons ATGGTGGGAAGTTCAGGACATCACATGGATCACAATTTAGTTTCTCAATCAAGAGAAGATCAATGTAGAAAGGGGCCTAGAAGTGACACTATGAGGAAAAGAAGCACACTTGAAACTAGATATTCATATGGACATTTACTTAAACCTTTTAGTTCCTTAGATAGTTGCATAATGGCTCACCTATATATGGAACATGTTAATATGGAAGAATACATACTTACTTTCCCTCCATCATCACCGACTGCGATATCGAGACCATTGATCGTAACTGATGGAAGCCAAATAATCAGCAGAGCAAGTGGCAGTTTTCCCAATGGATCAAATCGAACCGTGGAGAGTACGTTGCATAATCTAGCCACTTTTGAAAGGAGTGGAAATGTTTTCGGGATTCCTCCGTTGCCAAAAGTCAAGTCTTCAGATCTCCGCAAGAAGTTGAAATTTAAGAGGGGAAACCGGTATAGTGGAAGACAAAGCGTTCCTTGCAAAATGGATACTGCAAACCGGTTTCATTCACAACAGG GTCCGGATGATGGAGCGTTTCTGTTTTCTCTTGGTATTTTTATTGGCATAGTATCTTCTTGCATCAGAAATCGAAGGGAAGTGTTGAAGTTGAGAGGGTTGTTAAAGCATACGGAGAATGTAGTTCAAGATCTTCATGATGAGCTCGAGATGAAAGATCCGGTGACAGTGAAGGAGATAGCTAATGAGAAGTACGAATCAGGGGAGACGTATGATGATTCCTTTCATGACAGGGCATCATCTTCCGTGGAACAGAATTTCAATAATTCCAAACGATGTGATGGTGGAGAATCATATTATGATAAGGTAGGGGAAAGTTCAGAGTCAATGAGTCAAATCGAAGCTGAGCTCGAAGCTGAACTCGAGAGGTTGGGTCTAAACATGAACGTCTCTAACCTGGAGAGAAGATTGTCTGATCTTGATGAG CTTGACCCAGATTTTGCCGAAGGTGAATTGAGATCCGATATGATCAATGCACAGGCTCTTGCCGAATCTGTTTCAAACAAAGATAGCCGTGACACTTCTACTACTCATTCTGGAAATTATGCAGTCTCACCACGAGAGTTGAGCATGCGTCTACACGAAGTTATTCAATCGAAGCTCAAAGAACGTATAGAAGAACTTGAGATGGCCCTCAGGAACAGCCAGAAGAAGGTGAAACTAATGGAATGGCAGTACAAGATTTCACGAAAGATCTCTAACAGTAAACTGAAATATTCATCCAACCCTGAGAGTCCATTAGCAAATGAAGAAATCGATTGCCAGTCTGGTCCTCTAGTTATGCAACTATCAGGGGAAGCTCTAGATGCATACATTGAAGCTCGTGAAGAGCTGTTGAAGACGGATGAAtcagaagaagaagatgatgatgatgatggactACCTGATATTTATCGAAATAAGCATCAAGGCGAGCTGCATAAGTATGATCGAATTCAAAACATGTCTTGGGGCGGTCAAGATGGCATGTATCCGAAGAACACATTAGAGGAGGCCGTATATGGTGGAGGACGAACATTGGAAGATCAACAGTTAAGGGTGCATGAATTAGTGGGTGTGAGGGAAGATGAATGTAGTGATGGTGATGATGAAATGGAGAAGCAACTGATAGAGAAGATTGTGGAGAAAAGTAGGAAAGGGTCTGATGCACTAGTAAATGCAGAGAGGATATTGTTTTCCATGGATGGAATCTAA